The following proteins are co-located in the Flavobacterium sp. CECT 9288 genome:
- a CDS encoding DUF2589 domain-containing protein translates to MSNLVAELNSLDFSVYIGGPLQAAVQAQNAASMAQVNFIQSVGFEEGSSSTAPKQLRYVDFNYKKSVPNPDYNGSNDKFLEKEVEIKVPFLTMLSIPSIRIEEMTIDFNAKLTSTETKSVSSEFNVSAELGINYKIVNFKASASYKRTSVTGSNVEKTYNLGVHVRAVNDELPAGLDRILTMLEDSIASVNE, encoded by the coding sequence ATGTCAAATTTAGTAGCAGAATTAAATAGTTTAGATTTTAGTGTTTACATCGGTGGACCATTACAAGCAGCTGTTCAAGCTCAAAATGCAGCCTCTATGGCACAAGTTAATTTTATACAATCGGTTGGTTTTGAGGAAGGAAGTTCTTCAACAGCACCAAAGCAGTTGCGTTATGTAGATTTCAACTACAAAAAATCAGTCCCTAATCCTGATTATAATGGTAGTAATGATAAATTTCTTGAAAAAGAAGTCGAAATCAAAGTTCCATTCTTAACCATGTTATCTATTCCAAGTATCAGAATAGAGGAAATGACCATTGATTTCAATGCTAAGCTTACTTCTACTGAGACCAAAAGTGTTTCCAGTGAGTTTAACGTAAGTGCTGAACTGGGGATTAATTACAAAATTGTCAATTTCAAAGCTTCTGCTTCGTACAAGAGGACTTCAGTTACGGGTTCAAATGTTGAGAAAACCTATAATCTAGGCGTACACGTTCGTGCTGTTAATGATGAATTACCAGCTGGATTAGATCGTATATTGACAATGCTAGAAGATAGTATAGCTAGTGTAAACGAGTAA
- a CDS encoding sensor histidine kinase — translation MKSKHYFQSELVKTRIEIKDQTLSEISKELHDNIGQILSVAIMQLNLFLQDEKKIVKPKELNNLKDIIANALDEIRILSRIINKENTLQCNFIEAIQLDLDKIKKLKKIKCILNWDGISPQIHFEHELFIYRIFQEAIHNSLKHSHSETFEITIQTSKNHFLLTLTDFGIGYNTNELSTGSGLNNMKLRAQLIGASVDIHSNNNGTSIKLIYPLTTNHEDYQ, via the coding sequence ATGAAATCTAAGCACTACTTTCAATCTGAACTAGTAAAAACAAGGATAGAAATAAAAGATCAAACCTTATCCGAAATTAGTAAAGAACTTCATGATAATATTGGACAAATTTTATCTGTGGCCATAATGCAACTAAACTTATTTCTGCAAGACGAAAAAAAAATTGTTAAACCCAAAGAACTTAATAATCTAAAAGATATCATTGCAAACGCGCTGGATGAAATTAGAATTTTATCGCGAATAATTAATAAAGAAAATACCTTGCAATGCAATTTCATTGAAGCTATACAGCTAGATTTAGATAAAATTAAAAAATTAAAAAAAATCAAATGTATTTTAAATTGGGATGGAATTTCACCACAAATACATTTTGAACATGAATTATTTATTTACCGAATTTTTCAAGAAGCCATTCACAATAGTTTAAAACATTCGCATAGTGAAACCTTTGAAATCACAATTCAAACTTCAAAAAATCACTTCCTATTAACCTTAACAGATTTCGGAATTGGATACAATACCAATGAATTATCTACCGGTTCTGGATTGAACAACATGAAACTAAGAGCTCAACTTATTGGAGCATCAGTAGATATACATTCCAACAATAATGGCACCTCAATTAAGTTAATTTATCCTTTAACCACAAATCATGAAGACTACCAATAA
- a CDS encoding response regulator transcription factor encodes MKTTNKIIIVDDHLLFSQSLKLLINSFDDFEVVNSFENGKEFINHLQENPDTNVDLVLLDVNMPILDGLSTIKWIKENQPNLNVIALSVNNEDETIIKMITNGAKGYLLKDTSPKIFQEAIIAVIEKGFYFTELVSSILINRIDNDSKKIILKEKELIFLKLACTEKTYKEIADEMCLSPKTIDGYREVLFEKLEIKTRIGLVLYAIKNKIVII; translated from the coding sequence ATGAAGACTACCAATAAAATAATTATTGTTGATGATCATCTACTCTTTTCTCAATCTTTAAAACTCTTAATAAATAGTTTTGATGATTTTGAAGTGGTTAATAGCTTCGAGAATGGCAAAGAATTTATCAATCATCTTCAAGAAAACCCTGACACCAATGTTGATCTAGTACTTTTGGATGTTAATATGCCCATCTTAGATGGATTAAGCACCATTAAATGGATAAAGGAAAACCAACCCAACTTGAACGTTATAGCCCTCTCAGTAAACAATGAAGATGAAACCATCATAAAAATGATTACCAATGGTGCCAAAGGATATTTACTAAAAGATACTAGCCCCAAAATATTTCAAGAAGCAATTATTGCGGTAATTGAAAAAGGCTTTTATTTTACTGAGTTAGTTTCATCTATTTTGATTAATCGAATTGATAATGACAGTAAAAAAATCATTTTAAAAGAAAAAGAGCTCATTTTCTTAAAACTAGCCTGTACCGAAAAAACATACAAGGAAATTGCAGACGAAATGTGTTTAAGTCCAAAAACAATCGATGGTTATAGAGAAGTCCTATTTGAAAAACTTGAAATTAAAACTAGAATTGGCCTTGTACTTTATGCTATAAAAAACAAAATCGTTATTATTTAA
- a CDS encoding OmpA family protein, which yields MKKIYLLLLVFSIQLLHAQDDNLKRANQLFERTFYNKAIPLYKSIIQDNNSQIVIQNLADCYYYTNDFNTSQYYYKLLITNFGNEVGEEYYFKYSQTLKASGKYDEAYTVLQKYYASLSDKDVLIKYQNCLQVLENVTAIGDRYQIKNLKLNTPNTEFGGFITGNSFVFAGVKSKMGMFDKRFKWNGESYLDLMAIPLRNVNAVDSVATSFDNKINTAMHESNAVFTKDGKTMFFTRNNYKKGRRGKNKDKVSNLQLFRASWHNGKWTNIISLPFNNDNYSTEHPALSMDEKTLYFASDMPGTLGSFDIFSVEIYGDTFGVPFNLGNTINTARKEQFPFVSKDNKLYFSSNGHEGYGALDVFVSNLQNGVPTQAENVGLPINSGYDDFAFFINSDIKEGFFSSNRLGGIGSDDIYSFTEEKPLIIEDCKQYITGIITDIDTKLPLDNVLVQLLNADGEIVQSSTTTSEGKLSFEVLCKSTYKITAEKDNYTSAFKKIVVNAERKKNNDASMQIKSNEAIKREQQLVLEVEERNRLTALALQQEKEKVAQAEKIKSIAIDAKRNQELAEAKKNEKVATILANEKDVVKDKDRLIIKTDPIYFDYNLWYIRKDSKTILNKVVALMKKYPEMIVEIGSHTDNRGNEKFNKDLSQKRAQATRDYFLDQGISPKQIFAKGYGESVQIIKCIPEESCTEEEHELNRRSEFVIKSL from the coding sequence ATGAAAAAAATATACTTGCTACTATTGGTATTTTCTATCCAATTACTTCATGCACAAGACGACAATCTAAAAAGAGCTAACCAACTTTTTGAACGCACTTTTTACAATAAAGCAATTCCATTGTATAAATCAATAATACAAGATAATAATTCGCAAATTGTAATTCAAAACCTTGCTGACTGCTATTATTATACCAATGATTTTAATACTTCTCAGTATTACTACAAACTTTTAATTACAAATTTTGGAAATGAAGTTGGAGAAGAATATTATTTTAAATATTCACAAACTTTAAAAGCATCTGGAAAATATGATGAAGCTTATACCGTTTTACAAAAATATTATGCTTCCTTATCAGATAAAGATGTTTTGATAAAGTATCAAAATTGCCTTCAAGTTCTTGAAAACGTTACTGCTATTGGGGATAGATACCAAATTAAAAATTTGAAATTAAATACACCCAATACGGAGTTTGGAGGCTTTATTACAGGTAATTCTTTTGTATTTGCAGGTGTCAAATCTAAAATGGGTATGTTTGATAAACGTTTTAAATGGAATGGCGAATCATATCTTGATTTGATGGCAATTCCGTTACGCAATGTAAACGCAGTTGACTCAGTAGCCACTAGTTTTGACAATAAAATAAACACAGCTATGCATGAATCAAATGCTGTATTTACAAAAGATGGGAAAACCATGTTTTTCACCAGAAATAATTATAAAAAAGGCAGACGCGGAAAAAATAAAGATAAAGTTTCGAATTTACAGTTGTTTAGAGCTTCATGGCATAACGGAAAATGGACAAATATAATTTCGTTGCCTTTTAACAATGATAATTATTCAACAGAACATCCAGCATTAAGCATGGATGAAAAAACATTGTATTTTGCTTCGGATATGCCAGGAACATTGGGTTCATTTGATATTTTTTCAGTAGAAATTTACGGAGATACTTTTGGGGTACCTTTTAATTTAGGTAATACAATTAATACTGCTCGAAAAGAGCAATTTCCATTTGTTTCAAAAGACAACAAATTGTATTTTTCTTCAAATGGACATGAAGGGTATGGTGCATTAGACGTATTTGTTTCGAATTTACAAAATGGAGTTCCTACGCAAGCCGAAAATGTTGGGTTACCCATAAACTCGGGGTATGATGATTTTGCTTTTTTTATTAATTCAGATATAAAGGAAGGTTTTTTCTCCTCAAACCGTTTAGGAGGTATTGGAAGTGACGATATTTATTCGTTCACAGAAGAGAAACCATTGATTATTGAAGATTGTAAGCAATATATAACTGGAATTATTACAGATATTGATACTAAATTACCATTAGATAATGTCTTGGTACAATTACTAAACGCTGATGGTGAAATAGTACAAAGTAGCACAACAACTAGCGAAGGTAAATTAAGTTTTGAAGTATTATGTAAATCCACCTATAAAATTACTGCAGAAAAAGACAATTATACTTCAGCATTCAAAAAAATAGTAGTTAATGCTGAGCGCAAAAAGAATAATGATGCTTCAATGCAAATTAAATCAAATGAGGCAATTAAACGAGAGCAGCAACTTGTTTTAGAGGTAGAAGAGAGAAATAGGCTTACAGCTCTAGCTTTGCAACAAGAAAAAGAAAAAGTAGCTCAGGCTGAGAAAATTAAAAGCATAGCGATAGATGCAAAAAGAAATCAAGAATTAGCTGAAGCCAAAAAAAATGAAAAAGTTGCTACTATTTTAGCAAATGAAAAAGATGTTGTAAAAGACAAAGACCGCTTAATTATCAAGACCGATCCTATTTATTTTGATTATAATTTATGGTACATCAGAAAAGACTCTAAAACTATCTTGAATAAAGTTGTTGCTTTGATGAAAAAATATCCAGAAATGATCGTAGAAATAGGTTCCCACACGGATAATAGAGGAAATGAAAAATTTAATAAAGACTTATCTCAAAAAAGAGCACAGGCTACAAGAGATTACTTTTTAGATCAAGGAATTTCACCAAAACAAATTTTTGCAAAAGGATATGGTGAATCAGTTCAAATTATAAAATGTATTCCCGAAGAAAGCTGTACCGAAGAAGAACATGAGCTCAACAGAAGAAGTGAATTTGTAATTAAGAGTTTGTAA
- a CDS encoding type IX secretion system membrane protein PorP/SprF — MKKFILLSSLFLIITKLTAQQDPQYTQYMYNMSVLNPAYATGIESNLNLGALYRSQWVGAVGAPKTLTLFAHMPVNEKVEVGFSLISDDIGGGAKKENNFFADFAYLLEFNNNHKVSFGVKAGFTNLQTNFDGFVFESGNPGTDDAFSENRNDIMPNVGVGAFYFTDNYYVGLSAPNLLATKQFENRSGTNSFSRENTHVFLTAGYVFQVSEQFKFKPAVMSKYVSGAPISLDVTANVLYNEKFEFGAAYRFGDAISAMTNVKVTPSIRVGYAYDYNTSNLGQFNSGTHEIFVLFNLDLSSRGYDKSPRFF; from the coding sequence ATGAAAAAGTTCATACTACTATCAAGTCTTTTCTTGATAATAACAAAATTAACGGCGCAACAAGACCCTCAATATACCCAATACATGTATAATATGAGTGTTTTAAATCCTGCATATGCTACAGGCATAGAGTCTAATTTAAATTTGGGTGCCTTATATAGATCCCAGTGGGTGGGTGCTGTGGGTGCACCAAAAACATTGACATTATTTGCACACATGCCTGTAAATGAAAAAGTAGAAGTAGGGTTTTCATTAATATCAGATGATATAGGTGGCGGAGCAAAAAAAGAAAATAATTTTTTTGCAGATTTTGCTTATTTACTAGAGTTTAATAACAATCATAAAGTATCCTTTGGTGTAAAAGCGGGATTTACCAATTTGCAAACAAATTTTGATGGTTTTGTATTTGAAAGTGGTAATCCTGGAACAGATGATGCTTTTTCAGAAAACAGAAATGACATCATGCCAAATGTAGGTGTTGGAGCCTTTTATTTTACAGACAATTATTATGTGGGTTTATCTGCCCCAAATTTATTAGCCACAAAACAATTTGAAAATAGGTCAGGAACCAATTCATTTAGTAGAGAAAACACCCATGTTTTCCTAACAGCTGGATATGTATTTCAAGTATCTGAACAATTCAAATTTAAGCCAGCTGTTATGTCAAAATACGTTTCGGGTGCGCCAATATCTCTAGATGTAACTGCCAATGTTTTGTACAATGAAAAGTTTGAGTTTGGAGCGGCATATCGTTTTGGAGATGCTATAAGTGCAATGACAAATGTGAAAGTAACACCGAGCATTCGTGTTGGGTACGCCTATGATTACAATACTTCTAATTTAGGTCAATTTAACTCTGGAACACATGAAATTTTTGTATTGTTTAATTTAGATTTATCCAGCAGAGGATATGATAAATCACCACGATTTTTCTAA
- a CDS encoding gliding motility-associated C-terminal domain-containing protein, with protein sequence MTIKSPFFSTKVVCFVVFYFAFLSHSAYSQCEGIAGTDNVALDICDITNISSRNIDLKTQLGSHSAGGTWRDEDRSGGLNRTTGILNAQLIRRSGTYRYSYTVTTSSGCIDTAIVTVRIGGYTGVPGANTSICNTESAYNLFEAFNGDFLPPQIGGTWVGNTTSLGLSNNTLNTINLNPGSTYEYTYSIPAIGSCPAPPDVKIFVTIYRSPRAGTPDDVKLCSNELNSYTNYNLFDGLVGEDAGGVWRESGTNELDDTDDTDSVINIQNIYNTRGPGFYRFTYTVLSDNNVCVDQTSVLFITLEKQLDYTGATLQVNAPICENERGTTNFSASIRNVVAIPNGVYTVTYTISGNSTVFSTTQNFTNNVFTFPLPSSNFNTVGNYTITILNIESATTLGICTNIIPAIAADIVINPIPQTNNASLLINSICQSTNAEVTLSGISNLTYGDYSIVYSLSGSNSLANQSMSITVRAGVASFQIPASQIPNVGNTNFIISRITNLATNCTNTASIVSSFLIKALPDARNLSVAIRAVCKDQPVIVELSGLGNLTAIIISYSLSGANTSGVQMVPLLVNAGRATYTIPNSLLSNTGTTLFNLQSLTDSNTSCLALMNTISKDFVINALPITPITSNQEFCKVQNATVASLVPNGPQYRWFNSLTSSTALPAATVLQSANYYVKEINTTTGCESGLALAQVVINELQTPVLLQNGEKFCGLDLPTIQSLSNNVASNGTVVWYDAVTGGNLLATTALLRDNGIYYGFDSISANNCLSTTPLQVTVSLTNCDVPPQFFIPDGFSPNGDGVNETFSIPDIDFIYPNYTLEIFNRYGSLMYTANKNKPKWDGTSSDSKTSSNGKAPEGVYFYVIHFNKDGISPKQGRLYLNR encoded by the coding sequence ATGACTATAAAATCACCTTTTTTTTCGACTAAGGTTGTTTGTTTTGTTGTTTTTTATTTCGCTTTTCTTTCGCATTCTGCTTACAGTCAATGTGAAGGAATTGCTGGTACTGATAACGTAGCGCTTGATATTTGTGATATAACAAACATTTCCAGTAGAAACATAGATCTTAAAACGCAACTTGGTTCGCATTCTGCTGGCGGTACGTGGAGAGATGAAGATAGATCAGGCGGTCTCAATAGAACCACAGGAATTTTAAATGCTCAATTAATTCGTCGTAGCGGAACATATAGGTATTCTTATACCGTTACAACAAGTTCAGGTTGCATTGATACAGCTATAGTTACGGTTCGAATTGGAGGATATACTGGAGTTCCTGGTGCGAATACCTCTATTTGTAATACAGAATCTGCATATAATTTATTTGAAGCCTTTAATGGAGATTTTCTTCCTCCACAAATAGGTGGTACTTGGGTAGGAAATACCACTAGCCTTGGATTATCAAACAATACTCTTAATACCATCAATCTAAATCCCGGTAGTACATATGAATACACCTATTCTATTCCTGCTATAGGTTCATGTCCTGCTCCACCAGATGTAAAAATATTTGTAACCATATATCGTTCGCCTCGTGCTGGAACACCGGACGATGTCAAATTATGTTCTAATGAGTTAAACTCTTATACTAACTACAATCTATTTGATGGTTTAGTAGGCGAGGATGCTGGAGGTGTATGGCGAGAAAGTGGCACTAACGAGTTAGATGATACTGATGATACGGACTCTGTTATAAACATTCAAAATATATACAACACACGTGGACCCGGATTTTACCGTTTTACGTATACTGTTTTATCAGATAACAACGTGTGTGTTGATCAAACATCAGTGTTGTTTATTACCCTTGAAAAACAGCTGGATTATACAGGTGCCACTTTGCAGGTAAATGCACCAATTTGTGAAAATGAGCGCGGTACAACAAATTTTTCAGCTTCGATAAGAAATGTAGTTGCTATTCCCAATGGAGTTTATACGGTTACATATACCATTTCTGGTAATTCTACTGTTTTTTCTACAACGCAAAATTTTACCAATAACGTTTTTACTTTTCCTTTGCCATCTAGTAATTTTAATACTGTTGGAAATTATACCATAACTATACTCAATATAGAAAGCGCAACCACTCTAGGTATTTGTACTAATATAATTCCTGCTATTGCCGCTGATATTGTAATAAACCCAATTCCACAAACAAATAATGCCTCCTTACTTATAAATTCTATTTGTCAATCAACAAATGCAGAAGTTACTTTGTCAGGAATTAGTAATCTAACATATGGGGATTATAGTATTGTGTATTCTTTATCTGGAAGTAATAGTCTCGCTAATCAAAGCATGAGCATTACGGTTCGTGCAGGAGTTGCATCATTCCAGATTCCTGCTTCGCAAATTCCTAATGTGGGAAATACTAATTTTATCATAAGCAGAATTACAAACTTGGCTACTAATTGTACTAATACCGCATCAATAGTTAGTTCATTTTTGATAAAAGCGCTACCAGATGCGCGCAATTTATCAGTTGCTATTAGAGCGGTTTGTAAAGATCAGCCCGTAATTGTAGAACTTTCAGGATTAGGGAATTTAACCGCTATAATAATTAGTTACTCTTTGTCTGGTGCCAATACTAGCGGTGTTCAAATGGTTCCTTTGCTTGTTAATGCTGGTAGAGCCACTTATACCATTCCTAATTCATTATTATCCAATACCGGAACAACATTATTTAATTTACAATCTCTTACAGATTCAAATACGAGCTGTCTTGCTTTAATGAATACTATTAGCAAAGATTTTGTGATTAACGCCTTGCCTATTACACCTATTACAAGCAACCAAGAATTTTGTAAAGTCCAAAATGCAACCGTAGCTAGTCTAGTACCTAATGGTCCTCAGTACAGATGGTTTAATTCACTTACAAGTTCAACTGCCTTACCTGCGGCAACGGTTTTACAATCTGCGAATTATTACGTAAAAGAGATAAATACAACTACCGGGTGCGAATCTGGTTTAGCTCTTGCTCAAGTTGTTATTAATGAATTGCAAACTCCTGTTCTACTACAAAATGGTGAAAAATTTTGTGGGTTAGATTTGCCTACTATTCAAAGTTTATCTAATAATGTTGCTTCAAATGGAACTGTAGTATGGTATGATGCTGTTACAGGAGGAAATTTATTAGCAACCACAGCATTACTTCGTGATAATGGAATATATTATGGTTTTGACTCTATAAGTGCAAACAATTGTTTATCAACAACTCCTTTACAAGTAACAGTTTCCTTAACTAATTGTGATGTCCCGCCTCAATTTTTTATTCCAGATGGGTTTTCACCCAATGGTGATGGTGTAAATGAAACTTTTTCTATTCCGGATATTGATTTTATCTATCCTAATTATACATTAGAAATATTCAACAGATACGGAAGTCTCATGTATACAGCTAATAAAAACAAGCCAAAATGGGATGGTACTTCATCAGACTCTAAAACAAGTAGCAACGGAAAAGCGCCTGAAGGAGTTTATTTTTATGTTATTCATTTTAATAAAGACGGAATTTCCCCTAAGCAAGGACGCCTTTATTTAAATAGATAA
- a CDS encoding fasciclin domain-containing protein — MKTRKFLSVAFMALVFGATSFAQKTVMVGGAAMYPSKNIVENAVNSKDHTTLVAAVQAAGLVETLQSKGPFTVFAPTNAAFDKLPAGTVDTLLKPENLKTLQTILTYHVVAGKMNAVDIAKAIKAGNGKATLKTVSGGTLTAWMKGKDLYITDENGVQSKVTIADVNQSNGVIHVVDTVVLPKK; from the coding sequence ATGAAAACTAGAAAATTTTTATCAGTTGCTTTTATGGCATTAGTATTTGGAGCAACTTCTTTCGCTCAAAAAACAGTAATGGTAGGTGGAGCTGCCATGTATCCTTCAAAAAACATTGTTGAAAATGCTGTAAATTCAAAAGATCACACCACACTAGTTGCAGCAGTACAAGCAGCCGGACTAGTAGAAACATTACAAAGTAAAGGACCATTCACCGTTTTTGCCCCAACAAATGCAGCGTTTGATAAGTTGCCAGCAGGTACAGTTGATACTTTATTAAAACCAGAAAATTTAAAAACATTGCAAACTATCTTAACTTACCATGTAGTTGCAGGTAAAATGAATGCTGTAGATATTGCAAAAGCAATTAAAGCAGGAAATGGAAAAGCTACACTAAAAACAGTAAGTGGCGGAACATTAACAGCTTGGATGAAAGGTAAAGATCTTTACATTACAGATGAAAATGGTGTTCAGTCAAAAGTTACTATTGCGGATGTGAACCAATCAAATGGTGTTATTCACGTAGTAGATACTGTTGTGTTACCTAAAAAATAA
- a CDS encoding biopolymer transporter ExbD, whose translation MKNLPEKIRSKKLESRVDLTAMVSVSFLLIVFFMVTIDLAKPKMIEYYSGERGGCGPEPICNMPDEIRTYTILLDDNDKLITYHGLLFAPLQGPKESLYGKEGIQRELSVINSKVHAYTSAIGKPNRGPIVIIKPSKKCNYKNLVDILDEMAIAKIDTYAIVNEFTPEESQLLAAN comes from the coding sequence ATGAAAAACCTACCTGAAAAAATTAGAAGCAAAAAATTAGAGTCTAGAGTTGATTTAACCGCTATGGTTAGCGTGTCTTTTCTTTTGATAGTGTTTTTTATGGTCACTATTGATTTGGCAAAGCCGAAAATGATCGAATATTATTCTGGAGAAAGAGGTGGTTGTGGTCCTGAACCAATATGCAATATGCCAGATGAAATTCGAACTTATACAATTTTACTCGATGATAATGATAAACTCATAACATATCATGGTTTGTTATTTGCACCACTGCAAGGTCCAAAAGAATCGCTCTATGGTAAAGAAGGTATTCAAAGGGAACTTTCAGTAATAAATTCTAAAGTGCATGCATACACATCGGCAATAGGTAAACCTAACAGAGGACCAATTGTGATTATAAAACCGAGTAAAAAATGCAACTATAAAAACTTAGTTGACATTCTAGATGAAATGGCTATTGCCAAAATTGATACCTATGCGATCGTTAATGAGTTTACTCCAGAAGAATCTCAATTATTGGCAGCTAATTAG